Genomic window (Thomasclavelia spiroformis DSM 1552):
ATTTAGAAAATCAGTTTGGTAAAGAAATTGAGGTTTTAGAAAAAGAAATTCATCAATTAGCTAATAAAAATTTTAATATTGCTTCTCCAAAACAATTAGGTGAAGTTCTATTTGAAGATTTAGGTTTACCTAACGGAAAAAAGACTAAAACAGGATATTCAACATCTGTTGATATTTTAAATAAATTAAAAGACGTTCATCCAATCATAAATAAAGTATTACAATATCGAACACTTTCTAAATTATATTCTACATATATTATCGGCTTACAAGAACAAATATTTGTTGATGGAAAAATTCACACAATATATAATCAGGCATTAACCCAAACCGGGAGACTTTCATCTACTGATCCTAATCTTCAAAATATTCCAGTAAAAACAGCTGAAGGTAAATTAATCCGCAAAGCATTTATTCCAGAATACGATTATTTAGTTTCATTTGATTATTCACAAATTGAATTAAGAGTATTGGCACATTTGGCAAACGTAAAATCATTAATTAAAGCATTTAATGAAGATAAAGATATTCATCGTCATACAGCTAGTGAGATTTTTGGAGTAGATGAAGATGAAGTTGATAGTACAATGCGTCGTAATGCTAAAGCGGTAAATTTTGGAATTATTTATGGAATGTCAGATTTTGGTTTAGCGGAACAAGTTGGGGTACCAGTTAATGAAGCACGTAATTTTATAAAACGTTATTTTGAAAATTATCCGGAAATTAAAACATATATGGATAACAATATTGAATTTTGTAAAAAGAATGGTTATGTAACAACAATGTTAAATCGTAAACGTTTTATTCGTGAAATAAATGAAAAAAATTATATGCGTCAAGAACTTGGTAAACGTCTTGCGATGAATTCACCAATTCAAGGATCGGCTGCTGATATTATTAAAGTGGCAATGATTAAAGTTGATGAACTGTTTAAAAAGCATAATTTAAAATCTAAAATGATTTTACAAGTGCATGATGAATTGATTTTTGATGTTTATAAAGAAGAATTAGAAGAAGTAATGGAAGTTGTTGCCAAGGGAATGACAACGGCTGTTAAGATGAATGTAGAATTAAAATCTGAAGGAAGTTATGCTATAAATTGGTATGAATTAAAGTAGGTGATAAAATGCCAGAGTTACCAGAAGTAGAAACGGTTAGAAGAACTTTAAAGAATTTTGTATTAAATAAAAGGATTATTTCAATTGATATCATGTATCCTAAGATTATTGAAGATGATATAGAGGAATTTAAGAATAAAGTTTGTAATCAAGTAATCAATGATATTGATCGAATTGGTAAATTTTTAATTTTTAAATTAGATGATGTTGCTTTTGTTTCTCATTTGAGAATGGAAGGCAAATATCATTATGTAAATCGTGATGAACCGTTAAATAAACACGATCATATTGTTTTTAATCTTGATGATGGTAAACAACTTAGATATAACGATACCCGTAAGTTTGGAAGAATGAAGTTAGTTAGTTTGGATAATTACGCTAATGAATTGCCATTATCCAAATTAGGACCAGAACCATTTTATGCTGATGAAAAAAAACTATATGAAAAATTACATAAATGCAATTTACCGATAAAGCATGCTCTTTTAGATCAAAGTATTATCGCAGGAATTGGTAATATTTATGCTAATGAAATATGTTTTGCAATGGGTTTAGATCCATATACTCCTGCAAGTAAATTAACTAAAAAGAGTGTAAAAGAGTTAATTGAAGTAGCAAGTAGTATTTTAAATGAAGCAATTAAACAAGGTGGTACTACTATTCATTCATTTAGTGCAAATGGAATAGATGGCTTGTTTC
Coding sequences:
- the mutM gene encoding DNA-formamidopyrimidine glycosylase, which encodes MPELPEVETVRRTLKNFVLNKRIISIDIMYPKIIEDDIEEFKNKVCNQVINDIDRIGKFLIFKLDDVAFVSHLRMEGKYHYVNRDEPLNKHDHIVFNLDDGKQLRYNDTRKFGRMKLVSLDNYANELPLSKLGPEPFYADEKKLYEKLHKCNLPIKHALLDQSIIAGIGNIYANEICFAMGLDPYTPASKLTKKSVKELIEVASSILNEAIKQGGTTIHSFSANGIDGLFQVKLKVHLQKKCSICGGEITKEAIKGRGTYYCKKCQKRRR